Proteins encoded by one window of Pseudomonas tructae:
- the mlaD gene encoding outer membrane lipid asymmetry maintenance protein MlaD, with product MQNRTLEIGVGLFLLAGILALILLALRVSGLSASPSSDTYKIYANFDNIAGLTVRAKVTMAGVTIGKVTAIDLDRDTFTGRVTLQLEKQVDNLPVDSTASILTAGLLGEKYIGISVGGEDTVLKDGATIHDTQSALVLEDLIGKFLLNTVGKEAK from the coding sequence ATGCAAAACCGCACCCTGGAAATCGGTGTCGGCCTGTTCCTCCTGGCCGGGATTCTGGCGCTCATCCTGCTGGCCCTGCGTGTCAGCGGCCTGTCGGCGAGCCCGAGCAGTGACACCTACAAAATTTATGCAAACTTCGACAATATCGCCGGTTTGACGGTCAGAGCTAAAGTGACCATGGCCGGTGTGACCATCGGCAAGGTCACCGCCATCGATCTGGATCGTGACACCTTTACCGGTCGGGTAACGCTGCAGTTGGAAAAACAGGTAGACAACCTGCCGGTCGACTCCACTGCATCTATCCTCACCGCAGGGCTGCTCGGCGAGAAGTACATCGGTATCAGCGTGGGTGGAGAAGACACGGTGCTCAAGGATGGTGCAACCATTCACGACACCCAGTCGGCGCTGGTGCTTGAAGATTTGATTGGCAAGTTCCTGCTCAATACCGTTGGCAAAGAAGCTAAATAA
- the lptC gene encoding LPS export ABC transporter periplasmic protein LptC, producing MFSKKIRNLALFSVIAALLVAVGYWNISPESFLDNKPLATPDQSAIDYYAVNAHSVQFLPDGKLQYEMTADKVEHLKVSEVTLLTKPDLQLYRGTTYPWHVQSERGEVNPDGSEVELIDSVRVARTDEKNRTMIITSSRMTVFPQKQYAQTEQAVRIDGAGGVTTGNGMKAYLKDGRMDLLSNVRGQYEAR from the coding sequence ATGTTCAGTAAGAAAATTCGTAACCTTGCGCTGTTCAGTGTGATTGCCGCCTTGCTGGTGGCGGTCGGCTACTGGAATATCAGCCCTGAAAGCTTTCTCGACAACAAGCCGCTGGCGACGCCCGACCAGAGCGCCATCGACTACTACGCGGTAAATGCCCACAGCGTGCAGTTCCTGCCCGATGGCAAGCTGCAGTACGAGATGACCGCCGACAAGGTCGAGCACCTCAAGGTCAGCGAAGTCACCCTGCTGACCAAGCCTGACCTGCAGCTGTACCGTGGCACCACCTACCCGTGGCACGTGCAGAGCGAGCGCGGGGAAGTGAACCCCGACGGCAGCGAAGTCGAACTGATCGATTCGGTACGGGTTGCCCGCACCGACGAAAAGAACCGCACCATGATCATTACCAGCAGCCGCATGACGGTATTCCCGCAGAAGCAATATGCGCAAACCGAGCAAGCCGTTAGAATCGACGGCGCCGGTGGCGTCACTACGGGCAATGGAATGAAAGCGTATTTGAAAGACGGCAGGATGGACCTGCTGTCCAACGTAAGAGGACAGTATGAGGCTCGTTAA
- a CDS encoding KdsC family phosphatase yields MTQDLLQRGKAIKLAVFDVDGVLTDGRLYFLEDGSEFKTFNTLDGQGIKMLMNTGVTTAIISGRKTPVVERRAKNLGIPHLYQGREDKLVVLDELLGQLNLSYEQVAYLGDDLPDLPVIRRVGLGMAVANAASFVREHAHGVTRARGGEGAAREFCELILQAQGNLDAANAHYL; encoded by the coding sequence ATGACCCAGGACCTGCTCCAGCGCGGCAAGGCCATCAAGCTTGCAGTTTTCGACGTTGACGGCGTGCTCACCGACGGTCGCCTGTACTTCCTTGAAGATGGCAGCGAATTCAAGACCTTCAATACCCTCGACGGTCAGGGCATCAAGATGCTCATGAACACCGGCGTGACCACTGCCATCATCAGCGGGCGCAAGACCCCGGTGGTCGAGCGGCGGGCAAAGAACCTCGGTATTCCTCACCTGTACCAGGGCCGCGAAGATAAATTGGTGGTTCTGGACGAGCTTCTTGGCCAGCTCAACCTAAGCTATGAACAGGTCGCCTATCTGGGCGACGACCTGCCTGATCTGCCGGTGATTCGCCGGGTCGGCCTGGGCATGGCGGTGGCCAATGCCGCCAGCTTCGTCCGCGAGCACGCCCATGGGGTTACCCGGGCACGCGGCGGCGAAGGCGCAGCTCGCGAGTTCTGCGAACTGATCCTGCAAGCCCAGGGCAATCTTGACGCGGCCAACGCCCATTACCTGTAG
- a CDS encoding RNA polymerase factor sigma-54 produces MKPSLVLRMGQQLTMTPQLQQAIRLLQLSTLDLQQEIQEALESNPMLERQEEGDDFDNSDPMADNAESKPVAEAQESSFQESAPTVDNLEEGEWNERIPNELPVDTAWEDIYQTSASSLPSNDDDEWDFTTRTSAGESLQSHLLWQLNLAPMSDTDRLIAVTLIDCINNQGYLDETLEEICDAFDPELDIELDEVEAVLHRIQQFEPAGIGARNLSECLLLQLRQLPPRTPWMAEAQRLVSDYIDLLGGRDYSQLMRRMKLKEDELRQVIELVQSLNPRPGSQIESSEAEYVVPDVIVRKDNERWLVELNQEAVPRLRVNPQYAGFVRRADTSADNTFMRNQLQEARWFIKSLQSRNETLMKVATQIVEHQRGFLDHGDEAMKPLVLHDIAEAVGMHESTISRVTTQKYMHTPRGIYELKYFFSSHVSTSEGGECSSTAIRAIIKKLVAAENQKKPLSDSKIAGLLEAQGIQVARRTVAKYRESLGIAPSSERKRLM; encoded by the coding sequence ATGAAACCATCGCTCGTCCTAAGAATGGGCCAGCAACTGACGATGACCCCGCAGTTGCAACAGGCCATACGTTTACTCCAGCTTTCGACCCTGGACCTCCAGCAGGAAATCCAGGAAGCGCTGGAATCGAACCCGATGCTCGAACGCCAGGAAGAGGGCGACGACTTCGACAACAGTGACCCGATGGCCGACAACGCCGAGAGCAAACCCGTCGCCGAAGCCCAGGAAAGCAGCTTCCAGGAGTCCGCCCCGACGGTGGACAACCTCGAAGAGGGCGAATGGAACGAACGCATCCCCAACGAGCTGCCCGTCGACACCGCCTGGGAAGACATCTACCAGACCAGCGCCAGCAGCCTGCCCAGCAATGACGATGACGAGTGGGACTTCACCACCCGCACCTCCGCCGGCGAGAGCCTGCAGAGCCATCTGCTCTGGCAACTTAACCTGGCGCCGATGTCCGACACTGACCGGCTGATTGCCGTGACGTTGATCGACTGCATCAACAACCAGGGCTACCTCGACGAGACCCTGGAAGAAATCTGCGACGCCTTCGACCCCGAGCTCGATATCGAGCTGGACGAAGTCGAAGCCGTGCTGCACCGCATCCAGCAGTTCGAGCCGGCCGGCATCGGCGCCCGCAACCTCAGCGAGTGCCTGCTGCTGCAATTGCGCCAGCTGCCACCACGCACGCCGTGGATGGCCGAAGCCCAGCGCCTGGTCAGTGACTACATCGACCTGCTCGGTGGCCGCGACTACAGCCAGCTGATGCGCCGCATGAAGCTCAAGGAAGACGAGTTGCGCCAGGTCATCGAACTGGTACAGAGCCTCAACCCGCGTCCGGGCTCGCAGATCGAGTCCAGCGAAGCCGAATACGTGGTCCCTGACGTGATCGTTCGCAAGGACAACGAACGCTGGCTGGTGGAGCTCAACCAGGAAGCGGTACCGCGCCTGCGGGTCAATCCGCAATATGCCGGTTTCGTCCGCCGCGCCGACACCAGCGCCGACAACACCTTCATGCGCAACCAGTTACAGGAAGCGCGCTGGTTCATCAAGAGCCTGCAAAGCCGCAACGAGACCCTGATGAAGGTCGCCACCCAGATTGTCGAGCACCAGCGAGGCTTCCTCGATCACGGTGACGAGGCGATGAAGCCGCTGGTGCTGCACGATATCGCCGAGGCGGTGGGTATGCACGAGTCGACCATTTCCCGGGTGACCACGCAGAAATACATGCACACGCCCCGCGGAATTTACGAGCTGAAGTACTTTTTCTCCAGCCACGTCAGCACCTCCGAAGGCGGTGAATGCTCGTCCACGGCGATCCGCGCAATCATCAAAAAACTGGTTGCAGCGGAAAATCAGAAAAAGCCATTGAGTGACAGCAAGATCGCTGGTTTACTGGAGGCACAAGGCATCCAGGTAGCACGTCGCACCGTCGCCAAGTACCGCGAGTCCCTCGGCATTGCACCGTCGAGCGAGCGCAAGCGATTGATGTAA
- a CDS encoding KpsF/GutQ family sugar-phosphate isomerase codes for MSQSSELIQSAQRTIRFELEAVEGLLAHIDADFVKACELILASKGRVVVVGMGKSGHIGNKIAATLASTGTPAFFVHPAEASHGDMGMITRDDVILALSNSGSTAEIVTLLPLIKRLGIKLLSLTGNPDSPLAKAAEVNLDARVAQEACPLNLAPTSSTTAALVLGDALAIALLEARGFTAEDFAFSHPGGALGRRLLLKVENVMHAGDELPRVQRGTLLKDALLEMSRKGLGMTVVLEADGRLAGIFTDGDLRRSLDRNIDVHKTLIEEVMTTHGKTARAEMLAAEALKIMEDHKINALVVIDKDERPVGALNMHDLLRAGVM; via the coding sequence ATGAGCCAATCCAGCGAGCTGATCCAATCCGCGCAGCGCACCATCCGCTTCGAGCTCGAGGCGGTAGAGGGCCTGCTGGCCCACATCGACGCCGATTTCGTCAAAGCGTGCGAGCTGATCCTGGCCAGTAAAGGCCGGGTCGTGGTGGTCGGCATGGGCAAGTCCGGGCACATCGGCAACAAGATCGCCGCGACCCTGGCCAGCACCGGTACGCCGGCGTTTTTCGTCCATCCGGCCGAAGCCAGTCATGGCGACATGGGCATGATCACCCGCGATGACGTGATCCTGGCCCTGTCCAATTCGGGCTCGACCGCCGAGATCGTCACCCTGCTGCCGCTGATCAAGCGCCTGGGTATCAAGTTGCTCAGTCTCACCGGCAACCCCGACTCGCCACTGGCCAAGGCCGCCGAAGTCAATCTGGATGCCCGCGTGGCCCAGGAAGCCTGCCCACTGAACCTGGCTCCGACCTCCTCCACCACCGCTGCGCTGGTGCTTGGCGACGCCTTGGCGATTGCCCTGCTCGAGGCTCGCGGTTTTACCGCCGAAGACTTCGCCTTCTCGCACCCCGGTGGCGCCCTCGGCCGCCGCCTGCTGCTCAAGGTCGAGAACGTCATGCACGCTGGCGATGAACTGCCTCGGGTACAACGCGGCACCCTGCTCAAGGACGCACTCCTGGAAATGTCGCGCAAAGGCCTGGGCATGACCGTGGTGCTCGAAGCCGACGGACGGTTGGCCGGGATCTTCACCGACGGTGACCTGCGCCGCAGCCTCGACCGTAACATCGATGTGCACAAGACCCTCATCGAAGAGGTCATGACCACCCATGGCAAGACCGCCCGCGCCGAGATGCTCGCGGCCGAAGCCTTGAAAATCATGGAAGACCACAAGATCAACGCCCTGGTGGTGATCGACAAGGACGAGCGCCCGGTCGGCGCCCTGAACATGCACGACCTGTTGCGTGCGGGAGTGATGTAA
- the mlaE gene encoding lipid asymmetry maintenance ABC transporter permease subunit MlaE, translating into MRRKSLLERIRRFGRSAIDVLAILGRSFLFLLHSLVGRSGTGGGFQLLVRQLYSVGVLSLAIIVVSGVFIGMVLALQGFSILTKYGSEQAVGQMVALTLLRELGPVVTALLFAGRAGSALTAEIGNMKSTEQLSSLEMIGVDPLKYIVAPRLWAGFISLPLLALIFSVVGIWGGSWVAVDWLGVYEGSFWANMQNSVSFTDDVLNGVVKSLVFAFVVTWIAVFQGYDCEPTSEGISRATTKTVVYASLAVLGLDFILTALMFGDF; encoded by the coding sequence ATGCGCAGAAAATCCTTGCTCGAACGTATTCGTCGCTTCGGCCGCTCGGCCATCGACGTGCTGGCCATCCTTGGCCGTTCATTTCTGTTCCTGCTGCATTCGCTGGTCGGGCGTAGCGGAACTGGCGGCGGCTTCCAGCTGCTGGTCCGGCAGCTTTACTCGGTAGGCGTGTTGTCGCTGGCGATCATCGTCGTTTCCGGGGTGTTCATCGGCATGGTCCTGGCCCTTCAGGGCTTCAGCATCCTGACCAAGTACGGCTCGGAACAGGCGGTGGGGCAGATGGTCGCCCTGACCTTGCTGCGCGAGCTTGGCCCGGTGGTGACCGCGCTGCTGTTCGCCGGCCGAGCCGGGTCGGCGTTGACTGCCGAGATTGGCAATATGAAGTCCACCGAGCAGTTGTCCAGCCTGGAAATGATCGGTGTCGACCCGCTCAAGTACATCGTTGCGCCGCGGCTGTGGGCCGGTTTCATCTCGCTGCCATTGCTGGCGCTGATTTTCAGCGTGGTCGGCATCTGGGGCGGATCATGGGTCGCGGTGGACTGGCTGGGCGTCTACGAAGGCTCGTTCTGGGCCAACATGCAGAACAGTGTTTCCTTTACCGACGATGTGCTCAACGGGGTGGTTAAAAGCCTGGTTTTTGCCTTCGTCGTGACCTGGATTGCCGTATTCCAGGGCTATGACTGCGAGCCCACTTCAGAGGGGATCAGTCGTGCCACTACCAAGACCGTGGTCTATGCCTCATTGGCAGTACTGGGTCTGGACTTTATTCTGACCGCCTTGATGTTTGGAGATTTCTGA
- a CDS encoding ATP-binding cassette domain-containing protein: MSVDNAYAVELKGVSFKRGSRSIFNNVDIRIPRGKVTGIMGPSGCGKTTLLRLMGAQLRPASGEVWVAGQNLPALSRSDLFDARKQMGVLFQSGALFTDLDVFENVAFPLRVHTQLSDEMIRDIVLMKLQAVGLRGAIELMPDELSGGMKRRVALARAIALDPQILMYDEPFVGQDPIAMGVLVRLIRLLNDALGITSIVVSHDLAETASIADYIYVVGDGQVLGQGTPQELMGSDNPRIRQFMKGDPDGPVPFHFPAPDYRADLLGKR; the protein is encoded by the coding sequence ATGAGCGTTGATAACGCCTACGCGGTCGAATTGAAGGGCGTGTCCTTCAAGCGCGGTTCGCGCAGCATCTTCAATAATGTCGATATTCGCATTCCCCGGGGCAAGGTCACCGGCATCATGGGGCCTTCCGGGTGCGGCAAGACCACGCTGCTGCGGCTGATGGGCGCACAGCTGCGTCCGGCCAGCGGCGAGGTCTGGGTGGCGGGTCAGAACCTGCCGGCCCTGTCGCGCAGTGACCTGTTCGACGCCCGCAAGCAGATGGGCGTGCTGTTCCAGAGTGGCGCGTTGTTCACCGACCTCGATGTGTTCGAGAACGTCGCCTTTCCGCTGCGCGTGCATACCCAGCTGTCCGACGAGATGATCCGCGACATCGTTCTGATGAAGCTGCAGGCCGTGGGCCTGCGAGGCGCCATCGAACTGATGCCCGATGAGTTGTCCGGCGGCATGAAGCGCCGCGTCGCGTTGGCCAGGGCCATCGCTCTGGACCCGCAGATCCTCATGTACGATGAACCGTTCGTCGGCCAGGACCCGATCGCCATGGGTGTGCTGGTGCGGCTGATCCGCCTGCTCAACGATGCCCTGGGCATCACCAGCATCGTGGTCTCCCATGACCTGGCCGAAACCGCCAGCATTGCCGACTACATCTACGTGGTGGGCGACGGTCAGGTGCTGGGGCAGGGTACTCCGCAAGAGCTGATGGGGTCCGACAACCCGCGCATCCGTCAATTCATGAAAGGCGATCCGGATGGCCCGGTGCCCTTTCACTTTCCTGCGCCGGATTACCGCGCCGATCTTCTGGGGAAGCGTTGA
- a CDS encoding HPr family phosphocarrier protein, which translates to MPACEITIINKLGLHARAAAKFVGVAGRFPCQVRVGRSPQSLVDGKSIMAVMMLAAGKGTSIHLQTEGEQDNDALEALTVLINNYFDEGE; encoded by the coding sequence ATGCCCGCTTGCGAAATCACCATCATCAATAAGCTGGGGCTGCACGCCCGGGCAGCTGCGAAGTTCGTCGGCGTTGCTGGCCGGTTCCCCTGCCAGGTTCGCGTTGGCCGCAGCCCGCAGTCATTGGTCGATGGCAAGAGCATCATGGCGGTGATGATGCTGGCCGCCGGCAAAGGCACCAGCATTCATCTGCAAACCGAAGGCGAACAGGACAACGATGCGCTCGAAGCCCTGACCGTGCTGATCAACAATTATTTTGACGAGGGCGAGTAA
- a CDS encoding ZIP family metal transporter, giving the protein MRSDVMSIGGVRLFRLALGTLLLLVGFALLVAQGIAWLDLEPRMLRALEGGALCALGTALGAVPVLVIRNMPVALADTLLGFGAGVMLAATAFSLIIPGLDAAQAIGLGKWGAGGLVSFGLLFGALCLYLVDLKVSGASPEALVGTCQQPVIAARIWVFVIAIVAHNIPEGMAIGVSAGGGMPDADSLAMGIALQDVPEGLVIALVLAGAGMARFKAFLIGAASGLVEPLAAVVCAWLVTVAELLLPLGLACAAGAMLLVVTQEIIPESRSNGHHRLASLGLCIGFCLMMVMDTALS; this is encoded by the coding sequence ATGCGTTCGGATGTGATGTCAATTGGTGGCGTGCGGCTGTTTCGCCTGGCGCTGGGTACCCTGTTGCTGCTGGTCGGCTTTGCCCTGCTGGTAGCCCAGGGCATTGCCTGGCTGGACCTTGAGCCGCGCATGTTGCGGGCCCTGGAAGGTGGTGCCCTGTGCGCCCTGGGTACGGCGTTGGGCGCGGTGCCGGTGCTGGTGATCCGCAATATGCCGGTAGCGCTGGCCGACACTTTGCTCGGCTTTGGGGCCGGGGTGATGCTGGCGGCCACGGCGTTCTCGTTGATCATTCCCGGCCTGGATGCCGCCCAGGCCATCGGCCTGGGCAAATGGGGCGCTGGTGGGCTGGTCAGTTTCGGCTTGCTGTTCGGCGCCTTGTGCCTGTATCTGGTCGACCTCAAGGTTTCTGGCGCGTCACCGGAGGCGTTGGTCGGTACCTGCCAGCAACCAGTGATTGCTGCGCGGATCTGGGTTTTTGTCATTGCCATCGTTGCTCACAACATTCCCGAAGGCATGGCCATCGGCGTGTCGGCCGGTGGCGGTATGCCCGATGCCGACAGCCTGGCCATGGGCATTGCCCTGCAGGATGTCCCGGAAGGCCTGGTTATCGCCCTGGTGTTGGCCGGTGCCGGCATGGCCCGCTTCAAGGCGTTCCTGATTGGCGCGGCGTCCGGGCTGGTCGAGCCGCTGGCGGCAGTTGTCTGCGCCTGGCTGGTGACGGTGGCTGAGCTGCTGTTGCCGCTGGGGCTGGCCTGCGCGGCAGGGGCGATGTTGTTGGTGGTGACCCAGGAGATCATTCCCGAGTCGCGCAGCAACGGTCATCACCGCTTGGCGAGCCTGGGGCTGTGCATCGGATTCTGCTTGATGATGGTGATGGATACCGCGTTGTCTTGA
- the lptB gene encoding LPS export ABC transporter ATP-binding protein has protein sequence MATLKAQHLAKSYKSRQVVRDVSLSIDSGQIVGLLGPNGAGKTTCFYMIVGLVQADQGRVLIDNLDVSHQPMHGRARAGIGYLPQEASIFRKLSVADNIMAILETRKELDRDGRRKELESLLQEFHISHIRDNLGMSLSGGERRRVEIARALATAPKFILLDEPFAGVDPISVGDIKQIIHHLKAKGIGVLITDHNVRETLDICETAYIVNDGQLIAEGDAQTILANDLVKEVYLGHEFRL, from the coding sequence ATGGCAACCCTCAAAGCCCAGCACCTGGCCAAGAGCTACAAAAGCCGGCAAGTGGTCCGTGACGTCAGTCTGTCGATCGACAGCGGTCAGATCGTCGGTCTGCTCGGCCCCAACGGCGCCGGCAAGACCACCTGTTTCTACATGATCGTCGGCCTGGTCCAGGCCGATCAGGGGCGCGTGCTGATCGACAACCTCGATGTCAGCCACCAGCCCATGCACGGCCGCGCCCGCGCCGGCATCGGCTACCTGCCGCAGGAAGCCTCGATCTTCCGCAAGCTGTCGGTGGCCGACAACATCATGGCGATCCTGGAAACCCGCAAGGAACTGGATCGCGATGGCCGACGCAAGGAGCTGGAAAGCCTGCTGCAGGAGTTCCACATCAGCCACATCCGCGATAACCTCGGCATGAGCCTTTCCGGTGGCGAACGCCGCCGCGTGGAGATTGCCCGCGCCCTGGCAACCGCGCCGAAGTTCATCCTGCTCGACGAACCTTTTGCCGGTGTCGACCCGATTTCGGTCGGCGACATCAAACAGATCATCCACCACCTGAAGGCCAAGGGCATTGGCGTTCTGATCACCGACCATAATGTCCGTGAAACCCTGGATATCTGCGAAACCGCTTACATCGTCAACGATGGTCAACTGATCGCCGAAGGCGATGCGCAGACCATCCTGGCCAACGATCTGGTCAAAGAGGTTTACCTCGGCCATGAGTTCCGCCTGTAG
- the hpf gene encoding ribosome hibernation-promoting factor, HPF/YfiA family — protein MQVNISGQHVEVTQPLREYVEQKLKRLEGHFDKITNVTVIMKVEKLQQKIEATLFIPGGEVVANAEHADMYAAIDALTDKLDRQLKKHKEKQQSLLQGAAAR, from the coding sequence ATGCAAGTCAATATCAGTGGACAGCATGTAGAAGTTACTCAGCCCCTGCGCGAGTACGTCGAGCAGAAACTCAAACGTCTTGAGGGGCACTTCGACAAGATCACCAATGTGACAGTGATCATGAAGGTCGAGAAGCTGCAGCAGAAAATTGAAGCGACGCTGTTTATTCCCGGCGGCGAAGTGGTTGCAAATGCCGAACACGCAGACATGTATGCAGCGATCGACGCCTTGACCGACAAGCTCGACCGCCAACTGAAAAAACACAAGGAAAAACAGCAAAGCCTGCTGCAAGGTGCAGCGGCCCGCTGA
- the ptsN gene encoding PTS IIA-like nitrogen regulatory protein PtsN, with product MIRLETILTPGRSLVNVPGGSKKRALEQIANLIGKEVPELDTQDVYEALIAREKLGSTGFGNGIAIPHCRLKGCESPVSALLHLEAPIDFDAIDGAPVDLLFVLLVPEAATDAHLELLRQIASMLDREDVRKKLRAATSNDALYQVVLDVQNEP from the coding sequence ATGATCCGACTTGAAACCATCCTGACCCCCGGCCGTTCCTTGGTGAACGTGCCGGGCGGCAGTAAAAAGCGTGCGCTCGAACAGATTGCCAATCTGATCGGTAAAGAAGTGCCCGAACTGGATACCCAGGACGTGTACGAAGCCCTGATCGCCCGAGAAAAACTCGGCTCGACCGGCTTTGGTAATGGCATTGCCATTCCCCATTGCCGCCTCAAGGGCTGTGAGTCGCCGGTCAGCGCCCTGCTGCACCTTGAAGCCCCCATCGATTTCGACGCCATCGACGGCGCCCCGGTCGACCTGCTGTTCGTGCTACTGGTCCCGGAAGCCGCCACCGATGCGCACCTGGAGTTGCTGCGCCAGATTGCCAGCATGCTCGACCGCGAGGACGTACGCAAAAAGCTGCGTGCGGCCACCAGCAACGACGCGTTGTACCAGGTCGTTCTGGACGTACAGAACGAGCCCTGA
- a CDS encoding superoxide dismutase: protein MPYTLPALPYAYDALEPHIDTQTMQIHHSKHHQTYINNLNAAVEGSEYAEWPVEKLVANVKQLPEKLQNAVINQGGGHANHSLFWTVMSPKGGGLPQGAVAKAIDEQLGGFEAFKDAFTKAALTRFGSGWAWLSVTPAKTLVVESSGNQDSPLMNGNMPILGLDVWEHAYYLLYQNRRPEYINAFYNVIDWSEVERRYAAALV from the coding sequence ATGCCTTATACCTTGCCTGCACTGCCGTATGCCTACGATGCGCTGGAACCGCACATCGATACCCAGACCATGCAGATTCACCACAGCAAGCATCATCAGACCTACATCAACAATCTCAATGCGGCGGTGGAAGGCAGTGAGTATGCCGAGTGGCCTGTGGAAAAACTGGTCGCCAACGTCAAGCAACTGCCGGAGAAACTGCAGAACGCGGTGATCAACCAGGGTGGCGGGCACGCCAACCACTCTCTGTTCTGGACAGTAATGTCGCCCAAGGGCGGCGGCCTGCCGCAAGGCGCGGTGGCCAAGGCCATTGATGAGCAACTGGGTGGTTTCGAGGCCTTCAAGGATGCCTTCACCAAAGCCGCGCTGACCCGCTTCGGCAGCGGCTGGGCCTGGCTCAGCGTGACCCCGGCCAAGACCCTGGTGGTGGAGAGCAGCGGTAACCAGGACAGCCCGCTGATGAACGGCAATATGCCAATCCTGGGCCTGGATGTCTGGGAGCATGCTTACTACTTGCTGTACCAGAACCGCCGCCCTGAATACATCAACGCTTTCTACAACGTGATCGATTGGTCCGAGGTAGAGCGTCGTTATGCAGCCGCGCTTGTGTGA
- the rapZ gene encoding RNase adapter RapZ, translating to MRLIIVSGRSGSGKSTALDVLEDNGYYCIDNLPAGLLPQLAESALINTELMQPKVAVSIDARNLPSHLSRFPELLEDARSRHIQCDVLYLDADEETLLKRFSETRRRHPLTNNERSLAEAIEVESELLGPIADLADLKIDTTNLNLYQLRDSIKLRLLNQPEPGTAFLVESFGFKRGMPVDADLVFDVRCLPNPYWKPELRDHSGLEQPVIDYLAAQPDVEDMFQDISSYLLKWLPRFAASNRAYVTIAIGCTGGHHRSVYLTERLGQLLQQSLKNVQVRHRDL from the coding sequence ATGCGCCTGATCATCGTTAGCGGCCGGTCCGGCTCCGGAAAGAGCACTGCCCTGGATGTACTCGAGGACAACGGCTACTACTGCATCGACAACCTGCCGGCCGGCTTACTGCCGCAACTGGCCGAAAGCGCGCTGATCAACACCGAACTGATGCAACCCAAGGTGGCCGTATCGATCGATGCCCGTAACCTGCCCAGTCACCTTTCGCGCTTCCCTGAACTGCTCGAGGATGCTCGTAGCCGGCATATCCAGTGCGATGTGCTGTACCTGGATGCCGATGAAGAAACCCTGCTCAAGCGTTTCTCGGAAACCCGCCGGCGTCACCCGCTGACCAACAACGAACGCTCCCTGGCCGAGGCCATTGAGGTCGAGAGCGAACTGCTCGGGCCGATCGCCGACCTCGCCGACCTGAAGATCGATACCACCAACCTGAACCTGTATCAGTTGCGTGACTCGATCAAACTGCGCCTGCTCAACCAGCCCGAGCCCGGCACCGCGTTTCTGGTCGAGTCCTTCGGCTTCAAGCGTGGCATGCCGGTGGACGCCGACCTGGTCTTCGACGTGCGCTGCCTGCCCAACCCGTACTGGAAGCCCGAGCTGCGTGATCACTCGGGCCTGGAACAACCGGTAATCGATTACCTGGCAGCGCAGCCGGATGTCGAGGACATGTTCCAGGACATCTCCAGCTACCTGCTCAAATGGTTGCCACGCTTTGCCGCCAGTAACCGCGCCTATGTCACCATTGCCATAGGCTGCACCGGCGGCCACCACCGCTCGGTGTACCTGACAGAGCGCCTGGGCCAGTTATTGCAACAATCGTTGAAGAATGTCCAGGTTCGCCACCGCGACCTCTAG
- the lptA gene encoding lipopolysaccharide transport periplasmic protein LptA — protein MRLVKTLPFLLSLSAALGSASAWALPNDRDQPIRIQADHAQLDDKQGVATYTGDVIITQGSMMIKGNTVTITRTAGGDIDVVTSVGNLAYFEQQQSAAKPDKMQGYGKTIQYNAPQNRIVLIDRAKVINEGNTTEGEKIVYDTVKQIATAGRGGKVTESRPRIDMVIQPKKKAE, from the coding sequence ATGAGGCTCGTTAAAACCCTCCCCTTTTTGCTCAGCCTGAGCGCAGCACTGGGAAGCGCGAGCGCCTGGGCCCTGCCGAACGACCGTGACCAGCCGATCCGCATCCAGGCCGACCACGCTCAGCTGGATGACAAACAAGGCGTTGCCACCTACACCGGCGACGTGATCATCACCCAGGGCTCGATGATGATCAAAGGCAATACCGTGACCATCACCCGTACCGCCGGTGGCGATATCGACGTGGTGACCTCGGTGGGCAACCTGGCCTACTTCGAACAGCAGCAGAGCGCCGCCAAGCCGGACAAGATGCAGGGCTATGGCAAAACCATCCAGTACAATGCGCCGCAGAACCGCATCGTCCTGATCGACCGCGCCAAGGTCATCAACGAAGGCAACACCACCGAAGGCGAGAAAATCGTCTACGACACGGTGAAACAGATCGCTACCGCCGGTCGCGGTGGCAAAGTCACCGAGTCGCGTCCACGTATCGACATGGTGATCCAGCCGAAGAAGAAGGCCGAGTAA